Proteins found in one Crassostrea angulata isolate pt1a10 chromosome 3, ASM2561291v2, whole genome shotgun sequence genomic segment:
- the LOC128178657 gene encoding uncharacterized protein LOC128178657 isoform X1, which produces MHALQQVTPTHALLVLSVDPDPSHQTPPPLQIQHTKISPRKITPIFVPYAQGIISYQDQDFMHLGSTPIKISALEQYLATYPDIQNAQFLLNGFKSGFYLNYIGPRAYLQSKNMKSASEHADQLLAIIEKEITLGRMSGPFSQPPFPNIRCNPVGVLPKKDGGYRLISNLSAPIGNSVNEHIDPILCSVSYASFDQAISMIQENGKGALLCKMDLSSAFRLLPIHPSDFPLLGICFQEKYYFDRCMPFGCSIACSSFEKFSSFLHWLVAQKSQNYNIIHYLDDFLFVGEQNTLQCSKLAEMFMLTCSELGVPINDKKTEGPCTRLSFLGLGIDTIDKVIFIPDNKVAELRSKLSSITSSKKVTLKEMESLCGSLNFFAKAIPGSRAFNRRFYNTTIGIRKHYHLIKVTQAVKEDARIWLAFLDQYNGRSPFPELYWSDNETLNLFTDSCGSYGGGAIFQNHWVVISWPESWGPDIRRDITFLELVPILVAMWIWADQFTAKKLLINTDNIALVDILNAKSSKSQRVMSLVRPLVLLCMKNNIQIKTRHIPGYQNSIADSISRFQWERFRSLAPQADKTPARLPPELLSLLDPM; this is translated from the coding sequence ATGCATGCATTGCAACAAGTCACACCCACGCATGCATTGTTGGTCCTATCAGTCGACCCAGACCCAAGTcatcagacccccccccccctccaaatccAGCACACCAAAATTTCGCCCCGCAAAATTACACCAATTTTCGTCCCTTACGCCCAAGGCATTATCAGCTACCAAGACCAAGATTTCATGCACCTAGGTTCAACCCCAATTAAGATCTCCGCTTTAGAGCAATACCTCGCTACATATCCTGATATTCAGAATgctcaatttttattaaatggttTCAAATCCGGCTTTTACTTGAATTACATAGGCCCAAGAGCCTACTTACAATCCAAAAATATGAAGTCCGCGAGTGAACATGCTGATCAACTTTTGGCTATCATTGAGAAAGAAATTACGTTAGGAAGGATGTCAGGCCCCTTTTCCCAACCCCCTTTTCCCAACATTAGGTGTAACCCTGTTGGGGTCCTGCCCAAGAAAGATGGAGGCTACAGgttaatttcaaatttgtcaGCGCCCATTGGCAATAGCGTCAACGAGCATATTGATCCAATTCTGTGCTCAGTGTCTTACGCTTCTTTTGATCAAGCCATTTCTATGATCCAAGAGAATGGTAAAGGGGCATTGCTTTGTAAAATGGATTTGTCTAGCGCTTTCAGACTTTTACCTATTCACCCTTCAGATTTTCCACTGTTAGGAAtatgttttcaagaaaaatacTATTTTGATAGATGCATGCCCTTTGGTTGTTCCATAGCTTGttcatcttttgaaaaattctcatCATTTTTGCATTGGCTCGTAGCACAAAAGTCTCAAAATTATAATATCATCCATTATCttgatgattttttgtttgttggtGAGCAAAATACATTACAATGTTCAAAGCTTGCTGAAATGTTCATGTTAACTTGCAGTGAGTTGGGCGTCCCAATAAACGACAAGAAAACTGAGGGCCCATGTACTCGTCTATCTTTCTTAGGACTAGGTATTGATACCATAGATAAGGTCATTTTTATTCCTGACAATAAGGTTGCAGAACTTAGGTCCAAGCTTTCATCAATtacttcttctaaaaaagtcaCCCTGAAAGAAATGGAATCACTTTGTGGTTCGCTTAACTTTTTCGCCAAAGCCATCCCTGGTAGCAGGGCTTTTAACCGCAGGTTTTATAACACAACAATTGGTATTAGGAAACATTACCACCTGATCAAGGTTACACAAGCAGTTAAAGAGGATGCTAGGATCTGGCTCGCATTTCTTGACCAATACAATGGGCGTTCACCATTCCCAGAACTATACTGGTCTGATAATGAAACCCTAAACCTCTTTACCGATAGTTGTGGTTCCTACGGTGGAGGTGCGATTTTCCAGAATCACTGGGTTGTCATATCCTGGCCAGAGTCTTGGGGTCCAGATATAAGAAGAGATATTACATTTTTGGAATTAGTGCCTATTCTTGTGGCCATGTGGATTTGGGCAGATCAATTTACAGCTAAGAAATTGCTAATAAACACTGACAACATAGCTCTGGTCGATATATTGAATGCCAAGTCTAGTAAGTCTCAACGTGTCATGTCTCTTGTAAGACCATTGGTATTattatgtatgaaaaataacattcaGATTAAAACTAGGCATATCCCAGGTTACCAAAATTCCATTGCAGATTCAATTTCTCGATTTCAGTGGGAAAGATTCAGATCCCTGGCTCCGCAGGCAGACAAGACTCCAGCCCGTTTACCTCCGGAATTGTTGTCCCTCTTAGACCCCATGTAG